A genomic segment from Corylus avellana chromosome ca5, CavTom2PMs-1.0 encodes:
- the LOC132181086 gene encoding phosphate transporter PHO1 homolog 9-like isoform X1 has translation MKFGKEFVSQMVQEWQEAYMDYNFLKTVLKDILRFKQIRNASTPMASTSRGPLKRRVSLYRAFSGLTSRCRSSPKTNEDEVILVNAAQQEGSEGNYQTMFLMSSDVGGEYELVFFRRLDDEFNKVINFYKMKVEEVMEEAKELSKQMDALIALRIKVENPVVEFDGADAKNLATNEVSSPSSLVRKTGRSHMDVIQEVEMSSEGRLEDEKREDKVEKAGDRRNSNGKKVEIRGFRPASLEILDHVKINVTPETPVSTLKGILMMSSNSDLSFSKRELRKAEEQMTKAFIEFNRKLLLLKSYCFLNLLAFSKIMKKYDKITSRNASKTYMEMVDKSYLGNSDEISRLMERVEITFIKHFANGNRRKGMKILRPTARRERHRITFSLGFFSGWSLALVTAIGVLVHARGILKSESEGRSRYMENIFPLYSLFGFIVLHMLMYSANIYFWRCYRVNYQFIFGVKQGTGLGYREVFLLSTCLALLALTGVISNLDMEMDPRTKNFGSLTELVPLGLLIVVLLTMFCPFNVVYRSSRFFLIRSVFRCLCAPLYKVTLPDFFLADQLTSQVQGFRSLEFYICYYVWGDFKKRSNKCLESNVYQSFYFIVALIPYWTRFVQSLRRLLEEKDVMHGLNGLKFFSIIIAVAMRTSYDLKTGMTWKIIAAVSSGVATIAATYWDIVIDWGLLRRSSKNPWLRDKLLVQNKSVYFAAMVLNVLLRLAWMQSVLGFREASFLHRKALVAIVACLEILRRGIWNFFRLENEHLNNVGKYRAFKSVPLPFYYDNDEGKDI, from the exons ATGAAGTTCGGGAAAGAATTCGTGTCACAGATGGTGCAGGAATGGCAAGAAGCATACATGGACTACAACTTTCTCAAAACAGTGTTGAAAGATATCTTGCGGTTCAAGCAGATCAGAAATGCATCAACACCAATGGCATCAACCTCACGAGGACCTCTGAAAAGAAGGGTGTCCCTCTACAGAGCATTTAGTGGGCTTACGAGCCGGTGCAGAAGCTCTCCGAAGACGAACGAGGATGAAGTAATTCTTGTAAATGCAGCACAGCAAGAGGGATCAGAAGGGAACTACCAAACCATGTTCCTCATGTCCTCGGATGTCGGGGGAGAGTACGAGCTTGTGTTCTTTAGGAGGCTTGATGATGAGTTTAATAAGGTCATTAACTTTTACAAAATGAAGGTGGAAGAGGTAATGGAGGAGGCAAAGGAGTTGAGTAAGCAGATGGATGCTTTGATTGCTCTTCGAATTAAGGTTGAAAATCCGGTGGTGGAATTCGATGGAGCCGATGCCAAAAATCTTGCAACCAATGAGGTTTCCTCACCTTCGTCTTTGGTTAGAAAAACTG GAAGGTCGCATATGGATGTGATTCAAGAAGTTGAGATGAGCAGTGAAGGACGTTTGGAAGATGAAAAACGAGAAGACAAAGTAGAAAAAGCCGGTGACCGGAGGAATAGCAATGGAAAGAAGGTGGAAATCCGGGGTTTTAGGCCAGCTTCATTAGAAATATTGGATCATGTAAAGATCAATGTCACACCTGAGACTCCAGTATCTACTTTGAAAGGCATCCTCATGATGAGTTCAAATTCGGACTTGTCATTCAGCAAGAGAGAGCTGAGGAAAGCAGAGGAACAAATGACAAAGgcttttattgaattcaatagAAAGCTGCTACTTCTGAAGAGCTACTG CTTCTTGAATCTATTGGctttttcaaagatcatgaagAAGTATGATAAG ATCACATCAAGGAATGCATCTAAGACTTACATGGAAATGGTGGACAAATCTTATCTGGGTAACTCTGATGAG ATTAGTAGACTCATGGAAAGGGTAGAGATTACCTTCATTAAGCACTTTGCAAATGGAAATCGCAGAAAAGGAATGAAGATTTTAAGACCAACAGCCAGAAGGGAAAGACATAGAATTACGTTTTCCTTGG GTTTCTTCTCTGGCTGGTCACTTGCACTAGTAACAGCTATTGGTGTGCTTGTTCATGCAAGAGGTATTCTGAAGAGTGAGAGCGAGGGGCGTAGTCGGTATATGGAAAACATATTTCCTCTTTACAG CCTTTTCGGATTCATTGTCCTACATATGCTCATGTACTCTGCAAACATATACTTCTGGAGGTGTTATAGAGTcaattatcaatttattttcgGCGTTAAGCAAGGAACAGGGTTGGGTTACAGAGAAGTATTTCTTCTTAGTACATGTCTTGCTCTGCTGGCATTGACTGGTGTCATCTCAAATTTAGATATGGAGATGGATCCAAGAACAAAAAACTTCGGAAGCTTAACTGAACTAGTCCCTTTGGGCCTACTTATT GTTGTGCTTCTTACAATGTTCTGTCCTTTCAATGTCGTATACCGTTCAAGTCGCTTCTTTCTCATCCGATCTGTGTTTCGATGTCTTTGTGCTCCTCTTTACAAG GTCACCCTCCCAGACTTTTTCTTGGCAGACCAGCTAACTAGCCAG GTGCAGGGCTTCAGAAGTTTGGAATTCTATATTTGCTATTATGTTTGGGGTGACTTCAAAAAGAGATCAAACAAGTGCCTTGAAAGTAATGTTTATCAGAGTTTCTATTTCATTGTAGCACTCATTCCATACTGGACCCGTTTCGTTCAG AGCCTTCGACGCTTGCTAGAAGAGAAAGACGTAATGCATGGGCTCAATGGGCTGAAGTTCTTCTCAATAATTATTGCAGTTGCCATGAGGACAAGTTATGATTTGAAAACGGGGATGACTTGGAAGATCATAGCTGCAGTCAGTTCAGGTGTTGCAACAATTGCTGCTACATATTGGGACATTGTCATAGATTGGGGTCTTTTGCGAAGGAGTTCCAAAAACCCCTGGCTAAGAGATAAACTCCTTGTTCAGAACAAAAGTGTTTACTTTGCAGCTATG GTATTGAACGTTCTACTGAGACTTGCTTGGATGCAGTCAGTCTTGGGTTTTAGGGAAGCTTCTTTCTTGCATAGAAAGGCCTTGGTTGCAATAGTTGCCTGCTTGGAGATCCTTCGACGTGGCATTTGGAATTTCTTCAG ATTGGAGAATGAACACTTGAACAATGTTGGCAAGTATCGGGCATTCAAGTCAGTGCCCCTACCTTTTTACTATGACAACGATGAAGGCAAAGACATATAG
- the LOC132181086 gene encoding phosphate transporter PHO1 homolog 9-like isoform X2, with amino-acid sequence MDVIQEVEMSSEGRLEDEKREDKVEKAGDRRNSNGKKVEIRGFRPASLEILDHVKINVTPETPVSTLKGILMMSSNSDLSFSKRELRKAEEQMTKAFIEFNRKLLLLKSYCFLNLLAFSKIMKKYDKITSRNASKTYMEMVDKSYLGNSDEISRLMERVEITFIKHFANGNRRKGMKILRPTARRERHRITFSLGFFSGWSLALVTAIGVLVHARGILKSESEGRSRYMENIFPLYSLFGFIVLHMLMYSANIYFWRCYRVNYQFIFGVKQGTGLGYREVFLLSTCLALLALTGVISNLDMEMDPRTKNFGSLTELVPLGLLIVVLLTMFCPFNVVYRSSRFFLIRSVFRCLCAPLYKVTLPDFFLADQLTSQVQGFRSLEFYICYYVWGDFKKRSNKCLESNVYQSFYFIVALIPYWTRFVQSLRRLLEEKDVMHGLNGLKFFSIIIAVAMRTSYDLKTGMTWKIIAAVSSGVATIAATYWDIVIDWGLLRRSSKNPWLRDKLLVQNKSVYFAAMVLNVLLRLAWMQSVLGFREASFLHRKALVAIVACLEILRRGIWNFFRLENEHLNNVGKYRAFKSVPLPFYYDNDEGKDI; translated from the exons ATGGATGTGATTCAAGAAGTTGAGATGAGCAGTGAAGGACGTTTGGAAGATGAAAAACGAGAAGACAAAGTAGAAAAAGCCGGTGACCGGAGGAATAGCAATGGAAAGAAGGTGGAAATCCGGGGTTTTAGGCCAGCTTCATTAGAAATATTGGATCATGTAAAGATCAATGTCACACCTGAGACTCCAGTATCTACTTTGAAAGGCATCCTCATGATGAGTTCAAATTCGGACTTGTCATTCAGCAAGAGAGAGCTGAGGAAAGCAGAGGAACAAATGACAAAGgcttttattgaattcaatagAAAGCTGCTACTTCTGAAGAGCTACTG CTTCTTGAATCTATTGGctttttcaaagatcatgaagAAGTATGATAAG ATCACATCAAGGAATGCATCTAAGACTTACATGGAAATGGTGGACAAATCTTATCTGGGTAACTCTGATGAG ATTAGTAGACTCATGGAAAGGGTAGAGATTACCTTCATTAAGCACTTTGCAAATGGAAATCGCAGAAAAGGAATGAAGATTTTAAGACCAACAGCCAGAAGGGAAAGACATAGAATTACGTTTTCCTTGG GTTTCTTCTCTGGCTGGTCACTTGCACTAGTAACAGCTATTGGTGTGCTTGTTCATGCAAGAGGTATTCTGAAGAGTGAGAGCGAGGGGCGTAGTCGGTATATGGAAAACATATTTCCTCTTTACAG CCTTTTCGGATTCATTGTCCTACATATGCTCATGTACTCTGCAAACATATACTTCTGGAGGTGTTATAGAGTcaattatcaatttattttcgGCGTTAAGCAAGGAACAGGGTTGGGTTACAGAGAAGTATTTCTTCTTAGTACATGTCTTGCTCTGCTGGCATTGACTGGTGTCATCTCAAATTTAGATATGGAGATGGATCCAAGAACAAAAAACTTCGGAAGCTTAACTGAACTAGTCCCTTTGGGCCTACTTATT GTTGTGCTTCTTACAATGTTCTGTCCTTTCAATGTCGTATACCGTTCAAGTCGCTTCTTTCTCATCCGATCTGTGTTTCGATGTCTTTGTGCTCCTCTTTACAAG GTCACCCTCCCAGACTTTTTCTTGGCAGACCAGCTAACTAGCCAG GTGCAGGGCTTCAGAAGTTTGGAATTCTATATTTGCTATTATGTTTGGGGTGACTTCAAAAAGAGATCAAACAAGTGCCTTGAAAGTAATGTTTATCAGAGTTTCTATTTCATTGTAGCACTCATTCCATACTGGACCCGTTTCGTTCAG AGCCTTCGACGCTTGCTAGAAGAGAAAGACGTAATGCATGGGCTCAATGGGCTGAAGTTCTTCTCAATAATTATTGCAGTTGCCATGAGGACAAGTTATGATTTGAAAACGGGGATGACTTGGAAGATCATAGCTGCAGTCAGTTCAGGTGTTGCAACAATTGCTGCTACATATTGGGACATTGTCATAGATTGGGGTCTTTTGCGAAGGAGTTCCAAAAACCCCTGGCTAAGAGATAAACTCCTTGTTCAGAACAAAAGTGTTTACTTTGCAGCTATG GTATTGAACGTTCTACTGAGACTTGCTTGGATGCAGTCAGTCTTGGGTTTTAGGGAAGCTTCTTTCTTGCATAGAAAGGCCTTGGTTGCAATAGTTGCCTGCTTGGAGATCCTTCGACGTGGCATTTGGAATTTCTTCAG ATTGGAGAATGAACACTTGAACAATGTTGGCAAGTATCGGGCATTCAAGTCAGTGCCCCTACCTTTTTACTATGACAACGATGAAGGCAAAGACATATAG
- the LOC132182359 gene encoding SPX domain-containing protein 4 gives MKFGKEFTTHLEETLPEWRDKFLCYKPLKKLLKRHFPNPTTPDINLPPNIDTGGLDKQPTLLDLQEWFIQILKEELDKFNDFYVNKEEEFVIRFQELKERIDRVMEKSSKGRVFTSESEFSEETMEIRKDFVTIHGEMVLLKNYSSLNFAGLVKILKKYDKRTGGLLRLSFTQLALRQPFFTTEHVTRLVRGCEEKLELLFPLEAEVIESNPCAQDQSKPPPCNATNISPETSSSLGEESVDLYRGTLAAMKAIKGLQKASSTSNPWSLSSHFRNQDDEGTGAVTAENSAANSSASLNNGEEGDQEDYHSV, from the exons ATGAAGTTCGGGAAGGAGTTCACAACCCACCTAGAGGAGACCCTTCCGGAATGGAGGGACAAATTCCTCTGCTACAAGCCCCTCAAGAAGCTCCTCAAGCGCCACTTTCCCAACCCCACCACCCCAGATATCAATCTTCCTCCTAACATCGATACTGGTGGCCTTGACAAACAGCCCACCTTGCTGGACCTCCAAGAATGGTTCATTCAGATTCTCAAAGAAGAGCTCGACAAGTTCAATGATTTCTACGTTAATAAAGAGGAAGAGTTCGTCATACGCTTTCAG GAGCTAAAGGAAAGAATAGACCGAGTCATGGAGAAGAGCAGCAAAGGCAGAGTTTTTACATCAGAGAGTGAATTTAGTGAAGAAACTATGGAGATTCGGAAGGACTTCGTCACCATCCATGGGGAAATGGTTCTTCTGAAAAACTATAGCTCCTTAAATTTTGCAG GGTTGGTTAAGATCTTGAAGAAGTATGACAAACGAACTGGCGGACTGTTGCGTCTATCTTTTACACAACTTGCCCTTCGTCAACCTTTCTTTACAACAGAACATGTCACAAGATTAGTCCGTGGATGTGAGGAAAAACTTGAGCTCCTTTTCCCATTAGAAGCGGAAGTCATTGAATCTAATCCTTGTGCACAAGACCAGTCAAAACCACCACCGTGTAATGCAACAAATATCTCACCCGAGACATCATCATCTCTTGGAGAGGAATCTGTGGATCTATACCGTGGCACTCTCGCTGCAATGAAAGCCATAAAAGGCCTTCAGAAAGCAAGCTCCACCTCCAATCCATGGTCGTTGTCATCCCACTTTAGAAACCAGGATGATGAGGGTACAGGTGCAGTAACTGCTGAAAACTCTGCTGCAAACTCTTCAGCCTCCTTGAATAATGGGGAAGAGGGTGATCAAGAGGATTACCATTCTGTGTAA